One Caretta caretta isolate rCarCar2 chromosome 6, rCarCar1.hap1, whole genome shotgun sequence genomic region harbors:
- the FIBIN gene encoding fin bud initiation factor homolog gives MLGLRLLWVSCLGSLCRGYFDGPLHPEMSNGTLHHYFVPDGDYEENDDPEKCQLLFRVSEHRRCSPGGEQGPAGGWPSLTLRDEFTILGRQVEDAGRVLEGISRSISYDLDGEESYGKYLRRESHQISDAYSNSDKSLAELESKFRQGQEHESKEESRLNDDFLAMLVHTGALLKETLDISAGLRDKYELLSLTIRSHDARLARLRNEYLKG, from the coding sequence ATGCTGGGGCTGCGCTTGCTGTGGGTCAGCTGCCTGGGCAGCCTGTGCCGAGGCTATTTCGACGGTCCCCTGCACCCGGAGATGTCCAACGGGACCCTGCACCACTACTTCGTGCCGGACGGCGACTACGAGGAGAACGACGACCCGGAGAAGTGCCAGCTGCTCTTCAGGGTGAGCGAGCACCGGCGCTGCAGCCcgggcggggagcaggggccgGCGGGCGGCTGGCCCAGCCTCACCCTGCGGGACGAGTTCACCATCCTGGGCCGGCAGGTGGAGGACGCGGGCCGGGTGCTGGAGGGCATCAGCAGGAGCATCTCGTACGACCTGGACGGGGAGGAGAGCTACGGCAAGTACCTGCGCAGGGAGTCCCACCAGATCAGCGACGCCTACTCCAACTCCGACAAGTCCCTGGCCGAGCTGGAGAGCAAGTTCCGGCAGGGCCAGGAGCACGAGAGCAAGGAGGAGAGCCGCCTCAATGATGACTTCCTGGCCATGCTCGTCCACACCGGGGCCCTGCTCAAGGAGACCCTGGACATCTCCGCGGGGCTCCGGGATAAGTACGAGCTGCTCTCCTTAACCATCAGGAGCCACGACGCCAGGCTGGCCAGGCTCAGGAATGAGTATCTCAAAGGGTGA